In the genome of Gemmatimonadota bacterium, one region contains:
- a CDS encoding acetyl-CoA carboxylase carboxyltransferase subunit alpha: MATAYTLEFEKPLAELERQIDELKRVGDERNIDVTGELSTLEVKLDQKRDEIYKGLTPIQRVLVARHPRRPYTLDYLSSIFTDFIELHGDRLFRDDPAIVGGWARLAGQSVMVIGHQKGRDTKENIKRNFGMPHPEGYRKALRLMHLAARFHAPVITLIDTPGAFPGLGAEERGQSEALARNILEMSSLPTAIISVVIGEGGSGGALALGVADRILMFENSVYSVISPEGCAAILWKDPAQRERAAEALKMTANDLLRLGLVDEIIDEPVGGAHFDPETAGESLRAVLIRHLTELRKVRPDKLVKRRFDKYAAMGAYAEA; this comes from the coding sequence ATGGCCACCGCATATACCCTGGAATTCGAGAAGCCGCTTGCGGAACTCGAACGCCAGATCGATGAACTCAAGCGCGTCGGCGACGAGCGCAATATCGACGTGACTGGCGAGCTCTCGACCCTCGAGGTCAAGCTCGACCAGAAGCGTGACGAGATCTACAAGGGGCTCACGCCGATCCAGCGGGTGCTGGTGGCGCGTCATCCCCGGCGTCCGTATACCCTCGACTACCTCTCGTCGATCTTCACCGACTTCATCGAGCTGCACGGCGACCGGCTCTTCCGCGATGACCCGGCGATTGTCGGTGGCTGGGCGCGTCTCGCGGGGCAGTCGGTGATGGTGATCGGCCACCAGAAGGGGCGCGACACCAAGGAAAACATCAAGCGCAACTTCGGGATGCCACATCCCGAGGGCTACCGCAAGGCGCTCCGGCTGATGCACCTCGCCGCGCGCTTCCACGCGCCGGTCATCACCCTCATCGACACCCCCGGCGCCTTCCCCGGGCTTGGAGCCGAAGAGCGGGGCCAGTCGGAGGCACTCGCACGCAACATCCTCGAGATGTCGTCGCTCCCCACGGCCATCATCTCGGTGGTGATCGGCGAAGGTGGCTCCGGCGGCGCGCTGGCGCTGGGCGTGGCCGATCGGATCCTGATGTTCGAGAACTCGGTCTATTCGGTGATCTCGCCCGAAGGGTGTGCCGCGATCCTCTGGAAGGATCCGGCGCAGCGCGAGCGCGCGGCCGAGGCACTCAAGATGACCGCCAACGATCTGCTGCGACTTGGCCTCGTCGATGAGATCATCGACGAGCCGGTGGGCGGGGCGCACTTCGATCCCGAGACCGCCGGCGAATCGCTGCGCGCGGTACTCATTCGTCATCTCACCGAGCTGCGCAAGGTGCGGCCCGACAAACTGGTGAAGCGCCGCTTCGACAAGTACGCGGCGATGGGCGCCTACGCGGAAGCGTGA
- the ricT gene encoding regulatory iron-sulfur-containing complex subunit RicT: MSQTVEVRFKGNRRAFFEWHDEGNLLRLNEPVLVDVERGLDFGWVNSVGDAALAKCGGCTSCGTGDEAEATAPASTAVGDDATSEPPPSGQGDNPSPATIERPNVVRRADANAIKQHEELRRGEEDVRRQVIERAKAHELPMRISDTEWQWDRGRLSIYFTADRRVDFRALVRELASKFRTRIELRQIGVRDEAARLGGVGRCGREYCCSTWLTEPGPVNLALAKDQHLSLNPAQISGGCGRLLCCLKYEHEFYVTSRKRFPKEGKAIYTLRGMEKVVAVDIFRERVFLKSEEQGPRIVTLLDLRDEVEQAQGQAPEASAPVASERAPRDNARPPGGPRRPRGPQNGGPA, translated from the coding sequence ATGTCGCAAACTGTTGAAGTGCGATTCAAGGGAAATCGTCGGGCATTTTTCGAGTGGCACGATGAAGGCAACCTGCTGCGCCTGAATGAGCCCGTGCTCGTGGATGTCGAGCGCGGGCTCGATTTTGGCTGGGTCAACAGCGTGGGCGATGCAGCGCTGGCGAAGTGTGGCGGCTGTACCTCCTGCGGAACCGGCGATGAGGCGGAGGCAACTGCACCCGCTTCGACTGCGGTCGGGGACGACGCGACGTCCGAGCCCCCGCCCTCCGGGCAGGGAGACAACCCGTCGCCAGCCACAATCGAGCGCCCCAACGTCGTCCGCCGCGCCGACGCCAACGCCATCAAGCAGCACGAAGAACTCCGCCGCGGCGAAGAGGACGTGCGTCGCCAGGTGATCGAGCGCGCCAAGGCGCACGAACTCCCGATGCGGATCTCCGACACCGAGTGGCAGTGGGATCGCGGCCGGCTCTCGATCTACTTTACCGCCGATCGCCGGGTGGACTTCCGCGCCCTGGTGCGCGAGCTCGCGTCGAAGTTCCGCACCCGCATCGAGCTGCGACAGATCGGCGTGCGCGATGAGGCCGCGCGTCTGGGCGGAGTGGGGCGCTGCGGCCGCGAGTACTGCTGCAGCACCTGGCTCACCGAGCCCGGGCCGGTCAACCTCGCGCTCGCGAAGGATCAACATCTCTCGCTCAATCCGGCACAGATCTCGGGTGGTTGCGGTCGCCTGCTCTGCTGCCTCAAGTATGAGCACGAGTTCTACGTCACGTCGCGGAAGCGCTTCCCCAAGGAGGGGAAGGCGATCTACACATTGCGCGGGATGGAGAAGGTCGTTGCGGTCGACATCTTCCGCGAGCGCGTCTTCCTCAAGAGCGAAGAACAGGGCCCACGGATCGTGACACTGCTCGACCTGCGCGATGAAGTCGAGCAGGCCCAGGGGCAGGCACCGGAAGCGAGCGCGCCAGTGGCCTCCGAGCGCGCACCGCGCGACAATGCCCGGCCACCGGGTGGCCCACGCCGCCCTCGCGGCCCGCAGAACGGAGGGCCTGCGTGA
- the metG gene encoding methionine--tRNA ligase, producing the protein MKPFYITTAIDYSNGDPHLGHALEKVGADVIARWHRLRGEPVRFLMGMDEHGQKVYQSALAGGATPAAWVDTISERFESTWRRLHCSHDDWMRTTQARHAHGVTALLEQIKARNPDDLFVGEYEGLYCVGCEEFKQPGQIVNGRCIEHPSRELVPTKERNTFFRLSRYTAAVRAVIDSGEFRVEPAIRRNEILRVLDEGLQDISVSRGRLPWGIPFPGSDDETVYVWFDALINYLSATGYPDAGWDQIWPADIHVVGKGITRFHCLIWPAMLMAAGLPLPKEVWAHGYVQWGGAKVSKSEGVTVSLDDAIDRHGADALRYFLLREVGFENDGDFTFERFDARYNSDLADGLGNLASRTTAMLAKFRDGVVPAATGPESLDFAGDVAVAEYAAAMDAIDIKGAADAAWRLVSEANGYIVTTAPWALAKQGDDAKLDAALAALARCLVRLAVMASPLMPAKAAELWNAVGQAGLPEAAWSDALVPMVAGAVTHKPENLFPKPPATA; encoded by the coding sequence GTGAAGCCGTTCTACATCACCACCGCCATCGACTATTCGAACGGTGATCCACACCTCGGCCACGCGCTGGAAAAGGTCGGCGCCGACGTGATCGCGCGCTGGCATCGCCTCCGCGGCGAGCCGGTGCGCTTCCTGATGGGAATGGATGAGCACGGCCAGAAGGTCTATCAGTCGGCACTGGCGGGTGGTGCGACGCCGGCCGCGTGGGTCGACACCATCTCCGAGCGCTTCGAGAGCACCTGGCGCCGGCTGCACTGCTCGCACGACGACTGGATGCGCACGACCCAGGCGCGGCACGCGCACGGCGTGACGGCGCTGCTCGAGCAGATCAAGGCGCGCAACCCCGACGATCTCTTCGTTGGCGAGTACGAAGGGCTCTACTGCGTCGGATGCGAGGAGTTCAAGCAGCCAGGTCAGATCGTCAACGGCCGCTGCATCGAGCACCCGTCACGCGAGCTGGTGCCCACGAAGGAGCGCAACACCTTCTTCCGGCTGTCGCGCTACACCGCGGCGGTGCGCGCGGTGATCGACTCCGGCGAATTCCGGGTCGAGCCCGCCATTCGGCGCAACGAAATTCTTCGCGTGCTCGACGAAGGCCTGCAGGATATCTCGGTTTCGCGCGGGCGGCTGCCGTGGGGTATTCCCTTCCCCGGCTCCGACGACGAAACCGTCTACGTCTGGTTCGACGCGCTGATCAACTACCTCAGCGCCACCGGCTATCCCGATGCCGGCTGGGACCAGATCTGGCCGGCCGACATCCACGTTGTCGGCAAGGGAATCACTCGTTTCCACTGCCTGATCTGGCCGGCGATGCTGATGGCCGCGGGGCTGCCGTTGCCGAAGGAAGTGTGGGCACACGGTTATGTGCAGTGGGGCGGCGCGAAGGTCAGCAAGTCGGAAGGGGTCACTGTTTCGCTCGACGACGCGATCGACCGGCACGGCGCCGATGCCCTGCGCTACTTCCTGCTGCGCGAAGTCGGCTTCGAGAACGACGGCGATTTCACCTTCGAGCGCTTCGACGCCCGCTACAACTCCGATCTCGCCGACGGTCTCGGCAACCTCGCCTCACGCACCACGGCGATGCTGGCGAAATTCCGCGACGGCGTGGTGCCGGCTGCCACCGGCCCGGAGAGTCTCGACTTCGCCGGGGATGTTGCGGTGGCGGAGTATGCCGCTGCGATGGACGCGATCGACATCAAGGGGGCCGCGGATGCCGCGTGGAGGCTGGTGAGCGAAGCCAATGGCTACATCGTGACCACAGCCCCGTGGGCGCTCGCGAAGCAGGGCGACGATGCGAAACTCGATGCGGCACTCGCCGCACTCGCACGTTGCCTGGTGCGGCTCGCGGTGATGGCCTCGCCACTGATGCCGGCGAAGGCCGCCGAACTCTGGAATGCGGTGGGTCAGGCGGGGCTGCCCGAAGCAGCGTGGAGTGACGCACTCGTGCCAATGGTGGCGGGCGCCGTGACGCACAAGCCGGAAAATCTCTTCCCCAAGCCGCCCGCCACCGCGTAG
- a CDS encoding MauE/DoxX family redox-associated membrane protein, producing MTPSRDLVVSWLGLVLILLASAAGKLYYKGSVTTALAKLGMKSEFWSQAISVGLAPAEMIIALWLATGWLWRWSTLATFGLVTVFNVVLWRLQKLGYDGGCGCFGGKSAGPVRTVHLIRNAAMFVAALLLLMNAWGGATSPAPLWALPGAVLLHASLILGVLLVLYLLAGAAEKLLFRAYWE from the coding sequence ATGACTCCATCGCGTGATCTGGTTGTTTCGTGGCTCGGGCTCGTCCTGATTCTGCTGGCCTCGGCCGCGGGGAAGCTCTACTACAAGGGTTCCGTGACCACAGCGCTGGCGAAGCTTGGCATGAAATCGGAGTTCTGGAGTCAGGCCATTTCCGTCGGGCTCGCTCCCGCCGAAATGATCATCGCACTCTGGCTCGCGACGGGCTGGCTCTGGCGCTGGAGCACACTGGCCACGTTCGGGCTCGTGACCGTGTTCAACGTGGTGCTGTGGCGCTTGCAGAAGCTCGGCTACGACGGCGGCTGCGGCTGCTTTGGTGGCAAGAGCGCCGGCCCGGTGCGCACGGTGCATCTCATCCGCAACGCTGCAATGTTCGTGGCAGCACTGTTGCTGCTGATGAATGCGTGGGGTGGCGCCACAAGCCCAGCTCCGCTCTGGGCATTGCCCGGGGCGGTGCTGCTGCACGCATCGCTGATATTGGGAGTTCTGCTGGTGCTCTACCTGCTGGCCGGCGCGGCCGAGAAGCTGCTCTTCCGCGCCTACTGGGAGTAA